A window of the Oncorhynchus mykiss isolate Arlee chromosome 15, USDA_OmykA_1.1, whole genome shotgun sequence genome harbors these coding sequences:
- the LOC110489575 gene encoding NADH dehydrogenase [ubiquinone] 1 beta subcomplex subunit 4, whose product MADYREAPLATRPKTLDPAEYFNLSLDQRRAEEERAGLRAQLKRQYQMQLNNPHRKELIEDPALTRWVYARTNPYNHFRATKKTSLLGGLFGVVPLFVLYYVLKTDRDKKEEQIKAGTYDRKFKLAY is encoded by the exons ATGGCGGACTACCGCGAAGCGCCCTTGGCCACTCGGCCAAAAACGTTGGACCCAGCTGAATATTTCAACCTTTCGCTGGACCAGAGACGTGCCGAGGAGGAGAGGGCTGGTTTAAGGGCCCAGCTGAAGAGACAATATCAGATGCAGCTAAACAACCCGCACAGAAAAGAGCTTATT GAAGACCCTGCCTTGACACGCTGGGTGTATGCACGCACCAACCCCTACAACCACTTCAGAGCCACCAAGAAGACGTCGCTGCTAGGTGGGCTCTTTGGAGTGGTTCCCCTCTTCGTCCTGTACTACGTTCTGAAGACGGACAGG gaCAAGAAGGAGGAGCAGATCAAAGCTGGGACCTACGACCGCAAGTTCAAGCTCGCCTACTGA
- the LOC110489574 gene encoding homogentisate 1,2-dioxygenase produces MSGLKYLSGFGNEFSSEDPRCPGSLPEGQNNPQVCPYGLYAEQLSGSAFTCPRPTNKRSWLYRILPSVRHKPYTAMHCGNLTEKWDEVEPDPNQLRWMPFTIPKSSEKKVDFVTGLHTLCGAGDTKSRNGIGIHMFTCNTSMVDRCFNNSDGDFLIVPQQGEILITTEFGKMMVEPNEICVIQQGMRFSVNVFGETRGYVLEVYGAHFELPDLGPIGANGLANPRDFLTPVAWYEDREVATGYTVINKYQGKLFSSQQSFSPFNVVAWHGNYTPYKYNLDNFMVINCVAFDHADPSIFTVLTAKSSRPGVAMADFVIFPPRWGVADHTFRPPYYHRNCMSEFMGLIKGHYEAKEEGFQPGGGTLHSMMTPHGPDRDCFEKSSTALLKPERVADGTMAFMFESSFSMAVTKWGLETCQRLDKSYYQCWEPLRKHFDPNWRPSKQ; encoded by the exons ATGTCTGGGCTTAAG TACCTGAGTGGGTTTGGGAATGAGTTCTCCTCTGAAGACCCTCGCTGCCCAGGGTCCTTACCTGAGGGACAG AACAACCCTCAGGTGTGTCCCTATGGCCTCTATGCTGAACAACTCTCTGGCTCCGCCTTCACCTGCCCACGGCCAACCAATAAGAGGAG CTGGTTGTACCGTATCCTGCCGTCCGTCCGCCACAAGCCCTACACCGCAATGCACTGTGGGAACCTAACAGAGAAATGGGACGAAGTGGAACCTGACCCTAACCag CTCCGATGGATGCCGTTCACCATCCCCAAATCCTCCGAGAAGAAAGTGGACTTTGTGACG GGTCTGCACACCCTATGTGGAGCAGGAGACACCAAGTCCCGCAATGGGATCGGCATCCACATGTTCACCTGCAACACCTCCATggttgacag GTGTTTCAACAATTCAGATGGAGATTTCCTCATTG tGCCCCAGCAGGGGGAGATTCTGATCACTACAGAGTTTGGGAAGATGATGGTGGAACCCAACGAGATCTGTGTCATCCAG CAAGGAATGCGTTTCAGTGTGAATGTGTTCGGGGAGACCAGAGGATACGTGTTGGAGGTGTACGGAGCCCACTTTGAGCTTCCCGACCTGGGACCCATAG GGGCCAACGGACTGGCCAATCCCAGGGACTTCCTGACTCCGGTAGCGTGGTATGAGGACCGTGAGGTGGCCACAGGCTACACCGTCATCAACAAGTATCAGGGCAAACTGTTCTCCAGCCAACAG agTTTCTCTCCCTTCAATGTGGTAGCGTGGCATGGAAACTACACTCCATACAAATACAACCTGGACAACTTCATGGTCATCAACTGTGTGGCCTTCGATCATGCG GATCCTTCCATCTTCACAGTGTTGACGGCCAAGTCCTCTCGCCCAGGAGTCGCCATGGCTGACTTTGTCATCTTCCCCCCGCGCTGGGGAGTGGCCGACCACACCTTCAGACCCCCGTACTACCACA GGAACTGTATGAGTGAGTTCATGGGGCTGATCAAGGGCCACTATGAGGCCAAGGAGGAGGGCTTCCAGCCAGGAGGGGGCACTCTCCACAGCATGATGACCCCTCATGGCCCTGACAGAGACTGCTTCGAAAAGAGCAGCACCGCTCTCCTCAAACCAGAGAGGGTGGCCGATGGGACCATG gccttCATGTTTGAGTCGTCGTTCAGCATGGCGGTTACTAAGTGGGGTCTGGAGACGTGTCAGAGGCTGGACAAGAGTTACTACCAGTGCTGGGAGCCGCTACGCAAACACTTCGACCCCAACTGGAGACCAAgcaaacagtag
- the LOC110489573 gene encoding proteasome maturation protein, producing MNTRGLRSQLKDSVPVTGMGQQVGAYGVQDTLRSGFSSVKNELLPSHALELSEKNFQLNQDKMNFSNLRNIQGLHAPLKLQMEYRAARQIQRLPFLQSSHLALDTLKGNDESISFEDILNDPSQSEMVGEPHIMMEYKLGLM from the exons ATG AATACTCGTGGACTACGATCACAGCTTAAGGACAGTGTACCGGTGACGGGCATGGGTCAACAGGTTGGGGCTTATGGCGTCCAGGACACACTCAGGAGCGG GTTCAGCAGTGTGAAAAATGAGCTGCTCCCCAGCCATGCGCTGGAGCTGTCAGAAAAGAAT TTTCAGCTGAACCAGGACAAGATGAACTTCTCCAACCTCAGAAACATCCAGGGCCTCCACGCTCCCCTGAAACTGCAGATGGAGTACAGGGCAgccagacag aTCCAGCGCCTTCCATTCCTGCAAAGCTCACACCTGGCCCTGGACACTCTCAAAGGGAACGATGAGAGCATCAGCTTTGAGGACATCCTCAACG ACCCATCCCAAAGTGAGATGGTGGGTGAGCCCCACATCATGATGGAGTATAAGCTGGGCCTGATGTGA
- the c15h11orf65 gene encoding protein MFI, with protein sequence MEKNNYAIESAPSSPPVEEMMELDGRQQRVYHRAARMIQRTWRRHVDTRVFQYFKNLVRFRNQGDPRLLLKNVNPREANILDAAAGVHIRFRLGGTTFPPSIYYKIYTHRPIVDMCANSPKDYTHPRQKRSVPRQIHNGRTQVQDDHAGWYHRVENNGWRLLSGKAALLGDIITLETNGRKVEFHNSKLQRRQDVDRRKKRRKIEWLKQMYDRGCLHARTEHSETAMLVERSAQGMMDAVEQLGPNHIVEWEVDELLEWTNALNFDEYINDWRVVGTSNSSESWKDKKRLVPSNLEPCVEFSGLGQEDSQVDTYSSVLHPLVSSLIKSEHSKANLFD encoded by the exons ATGGAGAAGAACAATTACGCAATAGAAAG TGCCCCTTCGTCCCCCCCAGTGGAGGAGATGATGGAGCTGGACGGCAGGCAGCAGAGAGTCTACCACAGGGCTGCCAGGATGATACagaggacatggaggagacatGTG GATACACGCGTGTTCCAGTACTTCAAGAACCTTGTGAGGTTCCGTAACCAGGGAGACCCTCGACTCCTGCTAAAAAATGTCAACCCCAGAGAG GCAAATATTCTGGATGCTGCTGCAGGAGTCCACATCAGATTCAGACTGGGAGGG ACCACCTTTCCACCGAGCATCTACTATAAGATCTACACCCATCGACCCATCGTGGACATGTGTGCCAACAGCCCCAAGGACTACACCCACCCCAGACAGAAGAGGTCCGTCCCCAGGCAGATACACAACGGGAGGACCCAGGTGCAGGACGACCATGCTGGCTGGTACCACCGCGTGGAGAACAACGGCTGGAGACTGCTCTCTGGGAAG GCTGCTCTGTTAGGTGACATCATCACGTTGGAGACCAATGGCAGGAAGGTGGAGTTTCACAATTCCAAACTGCAGCGTCGTCAGGACGTGgacaggaggaagaagaggaggaagattgAATGGTTGAAGCAGAT GTATGACCGTGGCTGTCTGCATGCACGTACAGAGCATAGTGAGACAGCCATGCTGGTGGAGCGGTCAGCCCAGGGCATGATGGACGCCGTGGAGCAGCTGGGACCCAACCACATCGTAGAGTGGGAAGTGGATGAACTACTGGAGTGGACCAACGCTCTCAACTTTGACGA GTATATTAATGACTGGAGGGTTGTGGGTACCAGTAATTCCTCTGAGTCTTGGAAAG ACAAGAAGAGGCTGGTTCCTTCCAACCTGGAGCCTTGTGTTGAGTTCTCAGGGCTGGGGCAGGAGGACAGCCAGGTGGATACCTACAGCAGTGTCCTCCATCCCCTGGTCTCCAGCCTCATCAAGTCAGAACACTCCAAGGCCAATCtctttgactga